Proteins encoded in a region of the Melospiza georgiana isolate bMelGeo1 chromosome 2, bMelGeo1.pri, whole genome shotgun sequence genome:
- the CRACDL gene encoding CRACD-like protein isoform X3, with product MSSSRTMDPKMREAEGDGEDSSGKKKSKFKSFKKFFGKKKRKESSSSVSSSLKLCQSTNDVAASHDTRTSYDSEDELETHKGIMGSRALSHDSIFILETGQEPARPVRVFSQENISDRIRALQVKLQPTMKLGPPPPFGLHAKRTEDAGTSSEDDGLPRSPPEMSLLHESLSSGMRPRVALGSSRSRSTDSQLFLRHGSSKAGSPRTSDSTISPTANFDTPPELSAFLDNSAAKHKLLIKPRNQRSSRMRKFSQRTQSESLTDLSCTPEEDEEDDAVFKPSNQELPCTAATQDVAFWPKPKMPEDHPPALRPVVTQPASEPADGQETLLAENQPEDCPPALEMTCEEPESSLPSEGKDSASSSYSSSDRGVQKQEDSSETLVLLSGDGSINIVNQENKELPSVFPLNKLPSEENISISKNSIVCLGRSEENKQKDDQVHVEMPCNKGTDKELTLLSESSKECFMGSSQPTDSLHVSHPASSMQMGSPTFCSLEKIKTAQEAAASEKENKEEQLGKKAEKAVNELNAFKKFSVSSARERPSTRSLYFPERSELESSLNTGFFLSKAKVSSRNDKWQDDFQKGSELDKEKSSSKKETLLPESYSENTGQSTESLAGYISPAVDEVPMPNNSSAVSQNQPSFKDKSPFQVKLRSTSLSLKYEDNSPPESKGIKRYSAEFNLENEGLPSFLRGDKLEIRKTANTNTGDSLNEKIKPKAKSSEQLSCKPPLPKKPVLQSITIPNTAASKEKQDKAIHSPESRNEDRDLEKQPTACKVPEKSVSSPMAAGDPGKDPDTPTEPAWISIARQKQRGMHQEKELDRGKLMAPDNESNTEKQNKGKEQTEGTVKQQWSKPSHVAPKTTSEEQRKDTKSETKSLLRTNSLSHCVPVAPSPALVDKEEMSHLKKASNAAPNQPSWMELAKKKSQAWSDMPRIIK from the exons ATGAGTTCCTCAAGGACAATGGACCCTAAGATGAGAGAGGCTGAAGGAGATGGAGAGGACAGTTCAG gaaagaaaaaatcaaagttCAAATCTTTCAAAAAGTTTTTtggtaaaaagaaaaggaaagagtcGTCATCTTCTGTGAGCAGCAGTCTGAAGCTGTGCCAGTCAACAAATGATGTCGCGGCCTCTCATGACACGCGCACTAGTTATGATTCTGAAGATGAGCTTGA GACACATAAAGGCATTATGGGAAGCAGAGCTTTGTCACATGATAGCATTTTCATCCTGGAGACTGGGCAAGAGCCTGCAAGGCCAGTAAGAGTGTTTTctcaagaaaacatttctgatcGGATTAGAGCTTTACAG GTGAAACTCCAGCCTACCATGAAATTGGGACCTCCGCCTCCATTTGGACTTCATGCAAAGAGAACAGAGGATGCTGGGACCAGTTCTGAAGATGATGGATTACCCAGGAGCCCTCCAGAAATGTCTTTGCTTCATGAAAGCCTAAGCTCAGGCATGAGACCGAGA gtTGCATTGGGTTCTTCTAGATCTCGCTCCACAGACAGCCAGCTGTTCCTTAGGCACGGAAGTAGCAAAGCTGGCTCTCCCCGGACATCTGACAGCACCATCTCCCCTACAGCCAATTTTGACACTCCACCtgagctttctgctttcttgGATAATTCTGCTGCTAAGCATAAGCTTTTAATAAAACCCCGGAACCAGAGATCCAGCAGAATGAGAAAATTTTCTCAG AGGACCCAGTCTGAATCTCTGACTGATTTGAGCTGTACCCCAGAGGAAGACGAAGAGGATGATGCTGTATTCAAGCCCAGCAATCAAGAACTGCCATGCACAGCTGCAACACAGGATGTGGCTTTCTGGCCAAAGCCCAAAATGCCTGAGGACCACCCCCCTGCTCTGAGACCAGTGGTGACTCAGCCTGCTTCCGAGCCTGCTGATGGACAGGAAACCCTGCTAGCAGAGAATCAGCCAGAGGACTGCCCACCAGCCCTGGAAATGACGTGTGAGGAGCCTGAGTCCTCACTGCCATCAGAAGGCAAAGACTCTGCAAGTTCTTCCTATTCCAGTTCAGACAGAGGAGTACAAAAGCAAGAAGATTCCTCAGAAACACTGGTTCTGTTGTCTGGGGATGGGTCAATCAATATTGTAAATCAAGAAAATAAGGAACTTCCTAGTGTGTTTCCATTAAACAAATTACCgtctgaagaaaatatttcaattagTAAGAATAGTATTGTTTGCTTGGGAAGGTCAGAAGAAAATAAGCAGAAGGATGATCAGGTACATGTGGAAATGCCCTGTAATAAAGGGACAGACAAAGAGCTTACTCTATTGTCAGAGTCCAGCAAGGAGTGTTTCATGGGTTCTTCCCAGCCCACAGACTCATTGCATGTTTCACATCCTGCTTCCTCAATGCAGATGGGATCACCTACTTTCTGCTCTCTAGAGAAAATAAAGActgcacaggaggcagctgctTCTGAGAAGGAGAACAAGGAGGAACAGCTGGGgaagaaagctgaaaaagcaGTTAATGAACTCAATGCCTTCAAAAAGTTTTCTGTTTCCTCTGCACGGGAGAGACCAAGCACCAGAAGCCTCTATTTCCCAGAAAGATCAGAGTTGGAAAGCTCATTAAATACTGGATTCTTCCTGTCCAAAGCAAAGGTCTCCTCAAGAAATGATAAGTGGCAAGATGACTTCCAGAAGGGATCAGAACTGGACAAGGAAAAAAGTAGCAGCAAAAAGGAGACTTTGCTGCCAGAATCCTACTCTGAGAACACAGGCCAATCTACAGAAAGTTTGGCTGGTTATATTTCCCCAGCTGTTGATGAAGTACCAATGCCAAACAATTCTTCAGCAGTATCTCAGAATCAGCCAAGTTTTAAAGATAAAAGTCCTTTTCAAGTGAAACTTAGATCCACCTCACTGTCCTTGAAATATGAAGACAACTCACCACCAGAATCAAAAGGGATTAAAAGATACAGTGCAgaatttaatttagaaaatgaGGGATTGCCTTCTTTTCTAAGAGGTGATAAGCTAGAGATCAGAAAAACAGCCAATACAAATACTGGTGATTCTTTAAATGAGAAGATCAAACCCAAAGCAAAGTCCTCTGAGCAGCTTAGTTGCAAACCACCATTGCCTAAAAAGCCAGTGTTGCAAAGCATAACCATTCCAAACACTGCTGCAAGCAAGGAGAAACAGGACAAAGCTATTCACTCTCCTGAATCCAGAAATGAAGACAGAGACCTGGAGAAACAGCCAACTGCTTGTAAAGTGCCTG AGAAAAGCGTGTCTTCCCCCATGGCTGCAGGAGACCCTGGGAAAGATCCTGACACTCCTACAGAGCCAGCCTGGATTTCCATTGCAAGGCAAAAACAGAGGGGCATGCACCAGGAGAAGGAACTCGACAGAGGAAAGCTCATGGCTCCAGATAATGAGTCAAATACAGAGAAACAGAATaaaggaaaggaacaaacaGAG GGGACAGTGAAACAACAATGGAGTAAACCTTCACACGTGGCACCTAAAACCACTTCGGAAGAGCAGAGGAAAGACACCAAGTCTGAAACAAAGTCCCTGCTGAGAACCAATTCATTGTCACATTGTGTCCCTG TAGCTCCATCACCTGCACTGGTGGATAAGGAGGAAATGAGCCACTTGAAGAAGGCCAGTAATGCTGCTCCCAATCAGCCATCCTGGATGGAGCTGGCCAAAAAGAAGTCTCAAGCTTGGAGTGATATGCCGCGGATTATAAAATAG
- the CRACDL gene encoding CRACD-like protein isoform X2, translating into MSSSRTMDPKMREAEGDGEDSSGKKKSKFKSFKKFFGKKKRKESSSSVSSSLKLCQSTNDVAASHDTRTSYDSEDELETHKGIMGSRALSHDSIFILETGQEPARPVRVFSQENISDRIRALQVKLQPTMKLGPPPPFGLHAKRTEDAGTSSEDDGLPRSPPEMSLLHESLSSGMRPRFSDSHRHLSSLSLAGTGSEEEEQVALGSSRSRSTDSQLFLRHGSSKAGSPRTSDSTISPTANFDTPPELSAFLDNSAAKHKLLIKPRNQRSSRMRKFSQRTQSESLTDLSCTPEEDEEDDAVFKPSNQELPCTAATQDVAFWPKPKMPEDHPPALRPVVTQPASEPADGQETLLAENQPEDCPPALEMTCEEPESSLPSEGKDSASSSYSSSDRGVQKQEDSSETLVLLSGDGSINIVNQENKELPSVFPLNKLPSEENISISKNSIVCLGRSEENKQKDDQVHVEMPCNKGTDKELTLLSESSKECFMGSSQPTDSLHVSHPASSMQMGSPTFCSLEKIKTAQEAAASEKENKEEQLGKKAEKAVNELNAFKKFSVSSARERPSTRSLYFPERSELESSLNTGFFLSKAKVSSRNDKWQDDFQKGSELDKEKSSSKKETLLPESYSENTGQSTESLAGYISPAVDEVPMPNNSSAVSQNQPSFKDKSPFQVKLRSTSLSLKYEDNSPPESKGIKRYSAEFNLENEGLPSFLRGDKLEIRKTANTNTGDSLNEKIKPKAKSSEQLSCKPPLPKKPVLQSITIPNTAASKEKQDKAIHSPESRNEDRDLEKQPTACKVPEKSVSSPMAAGDPGKDPDTPTEPAWISIARQKQRGMHQEKELDRGKLMAPDNESNTEKQNKGKEQTEGTVKQQWSKPSHVAPKTTSEEQRKDTKSETKSLLRTNSLSHCVPAPSPALVDKEEMSHLKKASNAAPNQPSWMELAKKKSQAWSDMPRIIK; encoded by the exons ATGAGTTCCTCAAGGACAATGGACCCTAAGATGAGAGAGGCTGAAGGAGATGGAGAGGACAGTTCAG gaaagaaaaaatcaaagttCAAATCTTTCAAAAAGTTTTTtggtaaaaagaaaaggaaagagtcGTCATCTTCTGTGAGCAGCAGTCTGAAGCTGTGCCAGTCAACAAATGATGTCGCGGCCTCTCATGACACGCGCACTAGTTATGATTCTGAAGATGAGCTTGA GACACATAAAGGCATTATGGGAAGCAGAGCTTTGTCACATGATAGCATTTTCATCCTGGAGACTGGGCAAGAGCCTGCAAGGCCAGTAAGAGTGTTTTctcaagaaaacatttctgatcGGATTAGAGCTTTACAG GTGAAACTCCAGCCTACCATGAAATTGGGACCTCCGCCTCCATTTGGACTTCATGCAAAGAGAACAGAGGATGCTGGGACCAGTTCTGAAGATGATGGATTACCCAGGAGCCCTCCAGAAATGTCTTTGCTTCATGAAAGCCTAAGCTCAGGCATGAGACCGAGA TTCTCTGACTCTCACAGGCACCTTAGCTCTTTGAGTTTAGCTGGAACAGGCagtgaagaagaagaacag gtTGCATTGGGTTCTTCTAGATCTCGCTCCACAGACAGCCAGCTGTTCCTTAGGCACGGAAGTAGCAAAGCTGGCTCTCCCCGGACATCTGACAGCACCATCTCCCCTACAGCCAATTTTGACACTCCACCtgagctttctgctttcttgGATAATTCTGCTGCTAAGCATAAGCTTTTAATAAAACCCCGGAACCAGAGATCCAGCAGAATGAGAAAATTTTCTCAG AGGACCCAGTCTGAATCTCTGACTGATTTGAGCTGTACCCCAGAGGAAGACGAAGAGGATGATGCTGTATTCAAGCCCAGCAATCAAGAACTGCCATGCACAGCTGCAACACAGGATGTGGCTTTCTGGCCAAAGCCCAAAATGCCTGAGGACCACCCCCCTGCTCTGAGACCAGTGGTGACTCAGCCTGCTTCCGAGCCTGCTGATGGACAGGAAACCCTGCTAGCAGAGAATCAGCCAGAGGACTGCCCACCAGCCCTGGAAATGACGTGTGAGGAGCCTGAGTCCTCACTGCCATCAGAAGGCAAAGACTCTGCAAGTTCTTCCTATTCCAGTTCAGACAGAGGAGTACAAAAGCAAGAAGATTCCTCAGAAACACTGGTTCTGTTGTCTGGGGATGGGTCAATCAATATTGTAAATCAAGAAAATAAGGAACTTCCTAGTGTGTTTCCATTAAACAAATTACCgtctgaagaaaatatttcaattagTAAGAATAGTATTGTTTGCTTGGGAAGGTCAGAAGAAAATAAGCAGAAGGATGATCAGGTACATGTGGAAATGCCCTGTAATAAAGGGACAGACAAAGAGCTTACTCTATTGTCAGAGTCCAGCAAGGAGTGTTTCATGGGTTCTTCCCAGCCCACAGACTCATTGCATGTTTCACATCCTGCTTCCTCAATGCAGATGGGATCACCTACTTTCTGCTCTCTAGAGAAAATAAAGActgcacaggaggcagctgctTCTGAGAAGGAGAACAAGGAGGAACAGCTGGGgaagaaagctgaaaaagcaGTTAATGAACTCAATGCCTTCAAAAAGTTTTCTGTTTCCTCTGCACGGGAGAGACCAAGCACCAGAAGCCTCTATTTCCCAGAAAGATCAGAGTTGGAAAGCTCATTAAATACTGGATTCTTCCTGTCCAAAGCAAAGGTCTCCTCAAGAAATGATAAGTGGCAAGATGACTTCCAGAAGGGATCAGAACTGGACAAGGAAAAAAGTAGCAGCAAAAAGGAGACTTTGCTGCCAGAATCCTACTCTGAGAACACAGGCCAATCTACAGAAAGTTTGGCTGGTTATATTTCCCCAGCTGTTGATGAAGTACCAATGCCAAACAATTCTTCAGCAGTATCTCAGAATCAGCCAAGTTTTAAAGATAAAAGTCCTTTTCAAGTGAAACTTAGATCCACCTCACTGTCCTTGAAATATGAAGACAACTCACCACCAGAATCAAAAGGGATTAAAAGATACAGTGCAgaatttaatttagaaaatgaGGGATTGCCTTCTTTTCTAAGAGGTGATAAGCTAGAGATCAGAAAAACAGCCAATACAAATACTGGTGATTCTTTAAATGAGAAGATCAAACCCAAAGCAAAGTCCTCTGAGCAGCTTAGTTGCAAACCACCATTGCCTAAAAAGCCAGTGTTGCAAAGCATAACCATTCCAAACACTGCTGCAAGCAAGGAGAAACAGGACAAAGCTATTCACTCTCCTGAATCCAGAAATGAAGACAGAGACCTGGAGAAACAGCCAACTGCTTGTAAAGTGCCTG AGAAAAGCGTGTCTTCCCCCATGGCTGCAGGAGACCCTGGGAAAGATCCTGACACTCCTACAGAGCCAGCCTGGATTTCCATTGCAAGGCAAAAACAGAGGGGCATGCACCAGGAGAAGGAACTCGACAGAGGAAAGCTCATGGCTCCAGATAATGAGTCAAATACAGAGAAACAGAATaaaggaaaggaacaaacaGAG GGGACAGTGAAACAACAATGGAGTAAACCTTCACACGTGGCACCTAAAACCACTTCGGAAGAGCAGAGGAAAGACACCAAGTCTGAAACAAAGTCCCTGCTGAGAACCAATTCATTGTCACATTGTGTCCCTG CTCCATCACCTGCACTGGTGGATAAGGAGGAAATGAGCCACTTGAAGAAGGCCAGTAATGCTGCTCCCAATCAGCCATCCTGGATGGAGCTGGCCAAAAAGAAGTCTCAAGCTTGGAGTGATATGCCGCGGATTATAAAATAG
- the CRACDL gene encoding CRACD-like protein isoform X1, whose protein sequence is MSSSRTMDPKMREAEGDGEDSSGKKKSKFKSFKKFFGKKKRKESSSSVSSSLKLCQSTNDVAASHDTRTSYDSEDELETHKGIMGSRALSHDSIFILETGQEPARPVRVFSQENISDRIRALQVKLQPTMKLGPPPPFGLHAKRTEDAGTSSEDDGLPRSPPEMSLLHESLSSGMRPRFSDSHRHLSSLSLAGTGSEEEEQVALGSSRSRSTDSQLFLRHGSSKAGSPRTSDSTISPTANFDTPPELSAFLDNSAAKHKLLIKPRNQRSSRMRKFSQRTQSESLTDLSCTPEEDEEDDAVFKPSNQELPCTAATQDVAFWPKPKMPEDHPPALRPVVTQPASEPADGQETLLAENQPEDCPPALEMTCEEPESSLPSEGKDSASSSYSSSDRGVQKQEDSSETLVLLSGDGSINIVNQENKELPSVFPLNKLPSEENISISKNSIVCLGRSEENKQKDDQVHVEMPCNKGTDKELTLLSESSKECFMGSSQPTDSLHVSHPASSMQMGSPTFCSLEKIKTAQEAAASEKENKEEQLGKKAEKAVNELNAFKKFSVSSARERPSTRSLYFPERSELESSLNTGFFLSKAKVSSRNDKWQDDFQKGSELDKEKSSSKKETLLPESYSENTGQSTESLAGYISPAVDEVPMPNNSSAVSQNQPSFKDKSPFQVKLRSTSLSLKYEDNSPPESKGIKRYSAEFNLENEGLPSFLRGDKLEIRKTANTNTGDSLNEKIKPKAKSSEQLSCKPPLPKKPVLQSITIPNTAASKEKQDKAIHSPESRNEDRDLEKQPTACKVPEKSVSSPMAAGDPGKDPDTPTEPAWISIARQKQRGMHQEKELDRGKLMAPDNESNTEKQNKGKEQTEGTVKQQWSKPSHVAPKTTSEEQRKDTKSETKSLLRTNSLSHCVPVAPSPALVDKEEMSHLKKASNAAPNQPSWMELAKKKSQAWSDMPRIIK, encoded by the exons ATGAGTTCCTCAAGGACAATGGACCCTAAGATGAGAGAGGCTGAAGGAGATGGAGAGGACAGTTCAG gaaagaaaaaatcaaagttCAAATCTTTCAAAAAGTTTTTtggtaaaaagaaaaggaaagagtcGTCATCTTCTGTGAGCAGCAGTCTGAAGCTGTGCCAGTCAACAAATGATGTCGCGGCCTCTCATGACACGCGCACTAGTTATGATTCTGAAGATGAGCTTGA GACACATAAAGGCATTATGGGAAGCAGAGCTTTGTCACATGATAGCATTTTCATCCTGGAGACTGGGCAAGAGCCTGCAAGGCCAGTAAGAGTGTTTTctcaagaaaacatttctgatcGGATTAGAGCTTTACAG GTGAAACTCCAGCCTACCATGAAATTGGGACCTCCGCCTCCATTTGGACTTCATGCAAAGAGAACAGAGGATGCTGGGACCAGTTCTGAAGATGATGGATTACCCAGGAGCCCTCCAGAAATGTCTTTGCTTCATGAAAGCCTAAGCTCAGGCATGAGACCGAGA TTCTCTGACTCTCACAGGCACCTTAGCTCTTTGAGTTTAGCTGGAACAGGCagtgaagaagaagaacag gtTGCATTGGGTTCTTCTAGATCTCGCTCCACAGACAGCCAGCTGTTCCTTAGGCACGGAAGTAGCAAAGCTGGCTCTCCCCGGACATCTGACAGCACCATCTCCCCTACAGCCAATTTTGACACTCCACCtgagctttctgctttcttgGATAATTCTGCTGCTAAGCATAAGCTTTTAATAAAACCCCGGAACCAGAGATCCAGCAGAATGAGAAAATTTTCTCAG AGGACCCAGTCTGAATCTCTGACTGATTTGAGCTGTACCCCAGAGGAAGACGAAGAGGATGATGCTGTATTCAAGCCCAGCAATCAAGAACTGCCATGCACAGCTGCAACACAGGATGTGGCTTTCTGGCCAAAGCCCAAAATGCCTGAGGACCACCCCCCTGCTCTGAGACCAGTGGTGACTCAGCCTGCTTCCGAGCCTGCTGATGGACAGGAAACCCTGCTAGCAGAGAATCAGCCAGAGGACTGCCCACCAGCCCTGGAAATGACGTGTGAGGAGCCTGAGTCCTCACTGCCATCAGAAGGCAAAGACTCTGCAAGTTCTTCCTATTCCAGTTCAGACAGAGGAGTACAAAAGCAAGAAGATTCCTCAGAAACACTGGTTCTGTTGTCTGGGGATGGGTCAATCAATATTGTAAATCAAGAAAATAAGGAACTTCCTAGTGTGTTTCCATTAAACAAATTACCgtctgaagaaaatatttcaattagTAAGAATAGTATTGTTTGCTTGGGAAGGTCAGAAGAAAATAAGCAGAAGGATGATCAGGTACATGTGGAAATGCCCTGTAATAAAGGGACAGACAAAGAGCTTACTCTATTGTCAGAGTCCAGCAAGGAGTGTTTCATGGGTTCTTCCCAGCCCACAGACTCATTGCATGTTTCACATCCTGCTTCCTCAATGCAGATGGGATCACCTACTTTCTGCTCTCTAGAGAAAATAAAGActgcacaggaggcagctgctTCTGAGAAGGAGAACAAGGAGGAACAGCTGGGgaagaaagctgaaaaagcaGTTAATGAACTCAATGCCTTCAAAAAGTTTTCTGTTTCCTCTGCACGGGAGAGACCAAGCACCAGAAGCCTCTATTTCCCAGAAAGATCAGAGTTGGAAAGCTCATTAAATACTGGATTCTTCCTGTCCAAAGCAAAGGTCTCCTCAAGAAATGATAAGTGGCAAGATGACTTCCAGAAGGGATCAGAACTGGACAAGGAAAAAAGTAGCAGCAAAAAGGAGACTTTGCTGCCAGAATCCTACTCTGAGAACACAGGCCAATCTACAGAAAGTTTGGCTGGTTATATTTCCCCAGCTGTTGATGAAGTACCAATGCCAAACAATTCTTCAGCAGTATCTCAGAATCAGCCAAGTTTTAAAGATAAAAGTCCTTTTCAAGTGAAACTTAGATCCACCTCACTGTCCTTGAAATATGAAGACAACTCACCACCAGAATCAAAAGGGATTAAAAGATACAGTGCAgaatttaatttagaaaatgaGGGATTGCCTTCTTTTCTAAGAGGTGATAAGCTAGAGATCAGAAAAACAGCCAATACAAATACTGGTGATTCTTTAAATGAGAAGATCAAACCCAAAGCAAAGTCCTCTGAGCAGCTTAGTTGCAAACCACCATTGCCTAAAAAGCCAGTGTTGCAAAGCATAACCATTCCAAACACTGCTGCAAGCAAGGAGAAACAGGACAAAGCTATTCACTCTCCTGAATCCAGAAATGAAGACAGAGACCTGGAGAAACAGCCAACTGCTTGTAAAGTGCCTG AGAAAAGCGTGTCTTCCCCCATGGCTGCAGGAGACCCTGGGAAAGATCCTGACACTCCTACAGAGCCAGCCTGGATTTCCATTGCAAGGCAAAAACAGAGGGGCATGCACCAGGAGAAGGAACTCGACAGAGGAAAGCTCATGGCTCCAGATAATGAGTCAAATACAGAGAAACAGAATaaaggaaaggaacaaacaGAG GGGACAGTGAAACAACAATGGAGTAAACCTTCACACGTGGCACCTAAAACCACTTCGGAAGAGCAGAGGAAAGACACCAAGTCTGAAACAAAGTCCCTGCTGAGAACCAATTCATTGTCACATTGTGTCCCTG TAGCTCCATCACCTGCACTGGTGGATAAGGAGGAAATGAGCCACTTGAAGAAGGCCAGTAATGCTGCTCCCAATCAGCCATCCTGGATGGAGCTGGCCAAAAAGAAGTCTCAAGCTTGGAGTGATATGCCGCGGATTATAAAATAG